From the Plectropomus leopardus isolate mb chromosome 20, YSFRI_Pleo_2.0, whole genome shotgun sequence genome, the window TcctctatcattttttttcttattagcCCTTGCATTGAGCTCTATAAGATCAATATTGCAGATTCTGATAAGTCAAAAAAATCCTTGATTGGCCCTGATAGCGATATTTGAGTTTAGATCAGAACATGTCAAATGCGACATGTAAATGTGTCAGAACGTAGGACCGTCCTGCAAAAATCAGCAATAACAATGTAAGCTAGTTAGCTACAGAGACATCAGCATACTGGCAATATCTTTTGCAATGCATTTGTGGGTTTCTTCTCTTGCTATTGCAGCCATCTAGCTGAcgattttttataatattaacCGTAGAGATTAGAGAAGCATATGTGGAAGGTTTTGTTTGTTAGAGTCATAGCATTGTCAAGTTTACAGCCAAAAATCTCGGCTTGTCTCGGAGGGCTTTACAATCTATACACCACTGAATTCTGCTGATAAATGCTGTTATGTTTCCGCTGCACTGAGAGAGGTGAGTGGTGTGGAGAGAAGCAGGTCATAAAAGATAGATGGGTTTTCGAGGAGGTGTCTCGTGGATATCAGTCAATGGAGCTTTAAATGGCTGATGAACGGAAAGAAGGGAAGAAGTAATGAAGAGGGATATGTTTCCGTCAACCTGCAGCATCCGAGGGCTTAGTCGGTTAGAGAGaagtgaaaaatgacaaaataaaacaaaaaaactaaaacaacaaacatcccTGTTGAGTCAgatgtttttctaaattatcGTTATTGTTAATTAATCTCAATGGTTTAATAGATGATAATTACAGcatgttaaataattaaatatctCTTTGTTTTCCACCTACTCAGTTTTGATCTTAAATTGATAAACAAATTAGCAATTACATGGTCACATGTGTTTTTGAGTGTCCAAACAAAACTAATTCCCTGCTCTAATATCTAGTCCACTTACATGCAGTGCATTATTAAACATGCCTTAAATTACTTAGTCTTGGGAGCAGATATAAAATTGCCACAGCTTAGTTGAACGATCGAACATAAATCAAAATCTATTTCAATCTCCTCATGATGACCCTCTGCTGGGTCCCTGCCCAATCTAAAAAGCCCTGATCTCAACAGCTATAAAGAGTGAATGAGTTTGAGCTGCTCATCACAGGATTGATGGAACAGTGTTTAGATCCTGGACTTGTGCTTTATGCCTTTAAGTAATTGGAAACGCAGCCTCTTTGCTGCAGAAAGCCGAGCCAGTAGCATTGGTACTGAGACAGCTGACAAGATGCATTTCAGTTAAGATACGGCCCttttttttgaaagtgaaaatatgAGTTTTAAGTAGTTGTTTTCCCATCTGCTTTGCTCACAGTAGCATAACTTGCCGTTTTGTCACACCACACTTCCTCTCTTAAGATGTGATTGCAAAATAGTTGGAATactatgtaaaatgtaaataaaaaaagggtatacaatgatttgcaaatccttttcagCACACATTCAGTTCAATACAGTTCAAacacaagatatttaatgttcaaactgataaactttattgttttttataaatatacacccattctgaatttgatgcctacaacacatcccaaaaaagttgggacagaTACATGTTTAGTACTGCATAACATCACCTTTACATTTAGCAACATTTACTGTTGTGTTTGGTAACTGAggagtatagtatagtataagtataagtataatTTCTATCTCAAGATTCACAAGCACAACCCTCAAAATCTATAAGATTTAAAGACCGTCTGTGTGGAAGTCGGCTAAAGTCTCATCTGAACACTGAGAGATCAGATTCTTCACATGGGAGGCATGTTGAAGCTGACATTGCAAACAAAGGCTTCTCGAAGTGTGTAATAAATTTTAGTAGCATGTTCAATACTTTTTTCCTGTGTCAACAGACTTTATTGCATATAGTTTTTATAGGTTGAAATGTCACAATTTCttattcagtgttgttttattcagtttaatggGAATAGCTGTGTAGAAAAatgtatgatgaaaaaaaatgtgaatgttgaATACCTATTTTCCCCAATGTAAGTTGAAAAGGTTTTGCAAAtgaattctgattttatttctgttttacacaGCGTCCCAACATCTCTGGAATTGGGGTTTTATTTCTTCATCTTCCACCTAAACCATCAAGTTTTTTTAACGtactttctcttctctctgtctacGATAATGCAAATTACTCCAGTTTTGTGGTGATTAAATATTGTACCGTGTGAAGTGCTTTTTCTAATTTAGGTCAGTAAAATTAATCtgattttaatgtgtttctctTGTAGCGGTGTCTGAGGTCCACAGTTCAATGGGGAAGGCAGTGCAGATGTTTTGCTCCGGAGACTGGGACCCCAAACGTGTCCCGCAGGGAACCGAGTGCCTAGAGCCCCTGCTGGAGGGCGCCCCGTCTTACCTGCCAAGCCGGCCGCAACGCTGCTTCACAGGTGAGAACACAGTGAGGCAAACCAGATTTAAGTTTCCCAACAATGTTAATAGTCAATTCAAAAGTATACCATGCAGGATTGTTGGTGAGTGTTTGTAAACACGCTTGATGTTGACGTCGATGCTGGGACTTCTGGATCCCTGCTGCTAATGGTCAGGCACCTGGTTACTAGAAATCGACAGGCCCATTAAACATCTGGAACGCAGAAAATACGAATATacaggcagagtctctgcagagaaATACACCGTCACACACTTAGAGTGGGTTAgaagtgatgatgatgagtgatgttttttaggaaaatcctgcatagtttGTCTTTATCGACAGATGCTTTTGGGGGTCAATTTAGGTGACATTTTTTGTGGTGTAATAATTAAGCTACCATCAACAGATGTCCTGGTCAtcagtaataaaacatttctgtcaaaatttcaGCACTTACTCTAACCAAAGAAccagcattttcaaaaactaatTCGTTTGTATTTACTGATGGTATGTCAATAACAACCTGTTGAGAAGTGATTAGTTAAACTTATAAAGCAATGACTTACAGTGAAATAAATCATTgttaaatgattaataataCATTGTTTAATCATACTGATAACTCGAACActtaaggcctttgcacaccaCGTCTTATTTTCtgaatgcttttttgtttttgttcttttaaatctgctgtctgatgaaaaaaatgttacgCACAGAAACCTTGCAGACTGAGTcagatgcattttattgttctgtatgttgcaaaaatttgCAACTCAAGACAAAATGGAAAGACACATTTGCTCCCTTGCTTCTCCCCACTGGAAGTACGTCCCTGGGCTATGGCCACTCTCTGCCCGAGTCTTGCATTTGGCACCACAGCTACCCGAGTACGGCATTGAACTGTGCTGATAATAAATTGCACTCTTCTTTAAGCATCATCGTTGTTGTTGTGCATTTTCAGATAGGCTAACTTTACCTTCTCCTTGTCATGGAAGGTTTCAAGAAGGacctacttttatttatttcctttttatacACTTGCCTGCCCAATGTTTGCTCCTGCCCTGCTGCAGATGTTTATGTCCCGTAGGTTAcaccacattttcttcactgtttcTTAGTCAAACAACTATCTGGAAGCTTTTGACagatgcagaggaaaaaaaagaaaaactcagtAAATTGAACTTGTTCTgaaacttaaatgaaaaaagaaagttttagagtcagtgtttaaacaaacaaaaaatagggACTAGGAATGCAAGGGCCTTTTACACAGAACTGaattgtcaagaaaaaaatattttttgcttcgTCATGCTGTAGGTATTACACAGTTTCAATGTCCATTACTttgatttgtgctttttttagatgctttttaataattttttttactgtaaataattACAGAGACTAGACAGACACTTTAATTCACTATATTTTTATGaagtaaaaactaaatttatccTATGATTCTAATAAgctaaaagacagaaatgactgTCAGACACGATTTTTACTATTATAGTTGAGGGTGATTATTGATGACTCATCGCCAGAGATTACATGGGTTGCTTGTTTCTAAGGCAACCCGTAAACAGTACATGGGTCAAGGGGAGAACGAACTGAATCcacaatattaataatgaagTCATGTGAATGTTATTTATATCACACATTTTCTCTACAACACGCTCCTTAGAGTCTCAGCTCAGATAAGGAAGAATGATAGAAGATTTAACATATATGGAATTATATATACtgcatgtaaaataaatgaatttttattgttttcttctgATTGACTTCATTctttagctttttaaatttttcactcCATCCACAAATCTAATTAATGAGCTCTCACTCAGAACAAAGAACTGAGTCCTACCTGCTCACTCACTGTTGCCCTTGAACACTAAATATAATTGCTGAGCGCCACACAGTCTGCTGCACGAATAAAACACGTGAcctttgttcatgtttactCTTGGCAAAACCTGGCACCCACACAGCTGATTTgcttatgacaaaaaaaaactcggTGGATTCGTTTGAGTTAGGGAAGCCGCTATAATCCAGTTCTTTAGCTGTATATCAGAACTCAAAGGGTTATTTCTTCTGTTCAgcactagattttttttacagataaatgAGTTGTGAGCTGGAAAGCCAACTCAAAAAACAGGAGGTCCATTGTGATGTTTGAGACCTCCGCAGTTGGATCTAATTTGCATACACAAGGATGCAGTATTTAAGGTCTGAACAGGATCTTGCTGTCTAACcacgctatatttagaatattttcaccactttactttGTCGTAAGACAGCCCCTACGGACAGGAATTTGAAgccgttatatcaaaaacacaagactctattgagaaaaacagccaTTGTACTCGACAAAACGACAGAGTTGTTTGCCTACCTTTCCCTCGATCAGCTGTTAGGTAAGGTAAAGcggagcaaatattcaaatataatgcACATTCAgcagatattgatttttttctttaaggtgGCTGAAACATGTTTTGCTACAGCCCTGTGCACAGCAATGCATTGCTTGGCTTATGCGCCAGTGTTGTGGGCCTGTACTTTATTCaccagaggaggggggtggctgtggtgtgacttttttatttaaaataaatacaaaatagcaccatttaaattcaaatgttcCTCACCTAAgccaacattaaaaacacaagtccctccttagtacttaattttttaaatgcttgacCCTTTAtgcaccaccccccccccccagaagTAACAAGCATTCCCTATTCctaatcaccaaaaaagcaccCATGTCTAGAAGCTTACGCAGAACGCCAAGGCCAGTTCAGATCCAAAGGAGGTGTATACATGATGGAGAAGCTCAACTTTCGATCGAATTATATAGctgtgttagtccgactttgAGAAATTGTCTATTTTACACAATCTTAAAAAAGGAACTCTGCTTTATTCTGCCTCTTTCCTCCAGTGCTGTAACTTAGTCAGTGAGCTTGCTATCAAAGCTGTAAATAGGCCTGCAATTAATAATCAAAGCTGAGCACTCACGCTGCTGCACAGCGGATCAGAAGTCTGCATTCTgcaacatttatttcaaaaagacCTGACAGAGCATTTATTCACACGCTTTAGACGCCAGAACCAGTTATAACACATTTAGCTGTTGACGTGTTTGTGATCTAACgctcactctgctctctgtttcAGATCGCCTGTTCTACATCTACACATCAGGAACCACTGGGATGCCTAAAGCTGCGATTGTTGTGCACAGCAGGTAGGAAGGAGCCATGCAGCTatggaaacacacacgcaggaaCTGCAGCTGCTCTCAGATGATGCATGTCGCTTTCATGTGTAGTTTAAATACTGTCAGTagagaaaggaaaacaaatgcataaaagttgttgggttttgttttgacttgtgTTTCTCTTGCCTCAATCCACCCTGTTTTTCAGGTACTACCGCATGGCAGCTTTGGTATATTATGGTTTTAGGATGACACCAGATGATACTTTGTATGATTGCCTTCCTCTCTACCACTCTGCAGGtaaaactaaaactgtgtgtTGATATTTAATATTGCCTTGATACCCACAAcgatattttctctttatttattctttggTAAAAACAGAATTGATGCACacttacatacattttgtgctATCATGTTTGTGTATAATTATTgggttattgtgtttttgtcagtgctACAGTTGTATAATGTTGAAggatttaaattacaatatttttatatttctaaatattttttatacaaaaagcattgtttttttttaaagattatcaTTAACACTTTGATTCATATCAGTTTTGTTAACACTAACCATAACATCTAATTAGTGATTGATTATGCTAGAAAACATCACCACCAGCTCAGACAGGCAAGACAAAATGTAATGAGACAGTGCTCCGTTTAAGTTCTTATTAACTTACAGAAATGTAGCATGAAATAGTCAACCTTCCACCCCTAGCATTCTGTGACCATAACAACTCTTCTTTCTTTGCCCACAGGTAACATTGTGGGAGTGGGCCAGTGTATAATACATGGCATGACTGTAGTCATCAGAAAGAAGTTTTCTGCCTCGCGTTTCTGGGACGACTGTGCCAAATACAACTGCACAGTAAGAATAATGCACATTACAAGTCCCTGCCTCTGACACTACAGTCTCACAGTGTTtctcaaaaaagtgtttcctttaACTTAATCtataaaataatctcaaaatttAATGTTATTCCCTAGTTAATCtctttaaaactatttttttctcacacccATACTGTACCTTTCCTCCAGATTGTGCAGTACATCGGTGAGATCTGCAGATACCTGCTGAACCAGCCAATTCGGGACACGGAGAAACAACATCGGGTGCGCATGGCATTGGGGAACGGCCTCCGCCAGTCCATATGGGAGGAGTTCATGAATCGCTTCAACATCCCACAGATCGCAGAGTTCTACGGAGCCACAGAGTGCAACTGCAGCCTCGGCAACTTCGATAACAAGGTGGAAATGTGGAACGAAGTGGTGATGATGCTCTGAACAAGCCAAAAGCTTTGTGGttgttaatatttgttttgtctgtgctcTAGGTCGGAGCGTGTGGCTTCAACAGTCAGATTCTACCGTTCATCTACCCCATCAGACTAGTGAGGGTTGATGAGGAGACCATGGAGCTCATTAGGGGACCTGATGGCGTCTGTATTCCCTGTAAACCTGGTGCGTTCACGCTTTACTCATGTTCAACATTAACTTTACACTTAGAAGGCGTTAACTTACATACAAACTGGtgatgtaaaacagaaaaatatgtcaaGAGCACACACAGCTGAGCACATATGTTTGATTATCAGTGAAATAAGCTGGACACATAGTATGTACTTTCGGCAGTATGGACTTTCGCACGTTTATCTTTCAAGTcactggaaataaaaaacattagcCAGCTAGTACCTAAGACTGGTGCATGTTCAGAAATTTTGACTAATATGTCTAATATATGCAACTGAAGAAACATAATCATTATTAAGATTAAAATTAAGAAAGATTAGATAAAATTTGATAAGATAAttctttattagtcccacagtggggaaatttgcattgttacagcagcaaagggatatcaAAGCAAGGAACGTACAAGATACAtagagcaaaaacaacaatataaatagtaaaaaacaagacacaagaCTAGAAATAGGGAAACTGAGCAaaataacagtcaaaaaaacaacacaaactgtatatataaaatattgcatATTGTGATAAATTGCATGGCATAATTATGACACAGTGGGTCTCACCTGTACTTCAGTCTTCCCTTTGCTCTTGCTTGAAAGTTCTGCGTGGCAGAATGATGTCCTATGTTGGATAAATTGTCTAGATTGTCCCCACATGCAGTCCACACCTCACTTGGGTCTAAACAAGACAGGCAAGCCTTGGCATTTTGGTCTggctgatcagatcacaatgCAAACTAGATCCGATCATTGGATGTACGCACTTGAACACGAAGTGTACTTTCAAGTGTGTAGCTCGAACACTCCACTTTGTTTGTAAAAGTAGTGATTTCATTTGCTTTAATAATTGCCTGTTTTACATTCATATAttcttctgctctctctctctctctctctctaggtGAACCTGGGCAGCTAGTCGGCAGGATCATTCAGAACGATCCTCTCCGGAGGTTTGATGGCTACGTCAACCAATCAGCAACGAGCAAGAAGATTGCTCATAATGTATTCAAGAAGGGAGACAGTGCCTATCTCTCTGGTTagagtcacacaaacacatgttgaGTTTTTCCACTGTATTCCTTCCTGACtgactaaataaatacaatctTTCACTCTCTTCTCACCAGGTGATGTGTTGATCATGGATGAGTGCGGCCACATGTACTTCAAGGACCGCACGGGAGACACTTTCCGCTGGAAAGGAGAGAACGTCTCAACGACAGAGGTGGAGGGAACTCTCAGCAGGCTGCTAGACATGAAGGATGTAGTTGTCTACGGAGTTGAAGTACCAGGTAAAAAATCTGTCAACATACCTGGCTGAGATGTTAAATTGTCCTCAATATGTGTCCAAAGAAATTTGTCATCTCAGTTTGGTGCTGTGCAAGAGCGTGCACAAGCCTGTGTGCGTCTTTAAAATAGGTCACTGCAGTGTATATAGAGATGAGGGGAATGCTGGACAAGATATTTCACAAGAGTCACGCTGTTTTTAATACAATAGTTATCACAGCTGCAGTGTCTTGCCATACTCTGGACTTACTGTGACAGGAAATgaattttaccatttttaagtGTCATTACATATAAAGCTGAGCTGCAGTTGAAGTTCTGCAAAGACAAATCACAGATGCCACTTTGCAGTTGATGGAATTAGATTAGATATTATTAGATAGCTTTAATAATCCCCAAATCTAGTTTGACATgatgaataacaaaaaatacacaagtctgaaaaatcacagcagacaacaaaataaaaaaactgccaCATCAGTAATAACGCTAAAGGCTCGACCTAAAGTTTGAAGCACAcctattgtttaaaatgttggaGCACGCATCAGAGTGTTGTGCAGCGCGTCAAACTGCTTCAACGTCATGCACCTACTCCAACTTTTCGATTTCTGCACATCAATGAGGACTCAGCGgccaaagatgttttttatgcagCCACATTACCTGaataaaagagaataaaaaggtAAGGATTTTTTACCTGAGCACAATATTTTATGGCTTTACTCGTGTCCTGCTGACAAAAGCAGCATCACATACAGTTGCCCTCCTCTCTTATGCAATGTTATAGGACAGTCATGTAGGattgtatagaaaaaaaatgggagtACATTGAAACAGTTACCTTTTCACAAAATATTGCTGGTTCTGTGGTATTGAAATGAAATATAGCATTACtccaatagaaaaaaataataataatggggTAATATTGGCTTTGATCTGCAAGATCTTCCTCAGGCCgaaacttaaaagaaaagagatatAAACTATTAATTTATACACTATTTAGTCTAAATAATAACCTTTTCCTGAAGTACTGCTGGTTCCGTGATGTTGGTTTTTCAAATATGATGCCTGCAGTACAACCAAGGGCTTAGGTTTAATTCCAACTTTGGGGAGAACACAAACTGTATGAAGCAGTGGGTTTTGGGGGTCTTCTGTCagaatttttttgcatttaacatttattttctgcattcttGTGGATTTTTATGCCCCAATTGGTGCCATTTCTGCAATGATTTAtggtaaaattgtttttgttcttttcaacTTAAAAGTCTTCTgcaacttaatgtttttaatggggAGACAAATGTGAGACAAATGCACATCCTCTTAATATTGAGgtggagaaacacaaacacaagcatctGTCTGACCTTAAACTTCAGCAGTCCACAGGACCAAGTGTCTGAAATGCCCATTTCCGTGTTCACAGGAGCAGAGGGAAAGGCTGGAATGGCAGCCATCGCTGATCCAAGCCACTCCACTGACCTGGAGAAGTTTGTAAAGGACATGGAGAAGGTTCTGCCTCCGTATGCTAGACCCGTATTTCTCCGCTTCCTTCCAGAGGTCAACAAGACAGGTAAATGTTCTTTCCACTGTAGAAGAATCAGTCCAAAACCAGAAAGATTTTCAGAAGGCaaacaattttaattttgaaaaaaaagttctttagGCGATCTGAGTGAGCTGAGtttttttgggattttgttttttttttttattaagactGAATACGAGGCAATTATGCCAGCTATTACTTGGGAAGTTTAATCAAATCATCATCGTTCAGTTGTTCCAGTGAAGAGTCAAAGTACAATGTCCATCTatccttttttttgccactaATCTGGGGTTAAGCAATGTAGTCCAGATGTCCCTCTTCCCAGCAACGGTTCTTGAAGCCTTCCCAAATCAGATGAGATCATCTCTCTGACATATTGTGGGTCTAGCCCAGAGTCTCCAACCAGTTAGATGTGCCTGCAATATATCCAAAGGAAAGCACCCAGGGGGCATTGTGATCAGTTTTATCAGGCCATTGCTCTAAAAAAAACTTAGATATTTGTATTGCTATCCTATAATAACACAAttgacagagaaaagcagcaaatctcaAATTTTAAGAGGCTGAAACCAaaagtgtttgtctttttgtttgtaaaatagttgcaattaattttctgcaaatCAACTTCACAATTAATTGACAAATTATTTCAGCTCCACAGAATTGGTTAAAATATACTGCTTTGCAAGGGAAGACATATAAATTATACTATGTTTGTTAAGTATTGCTCTCTAGAATTCGGTGTAATGATGACcgtgatatttaaaaatgaagtaCTGATATCATGTCAATAATACACAAATgataatttcttgtaaattttctgtttctttctgttcttgCCCTTTCTTACTCCCCCAACACATCTTAATGCCTGCTTtatggataaaataaaacacttaaataatctctctgtctctttcataGGAACGTTTAAGTTTCAGAAGACGGATTTGCGTCGGGACAGCTTCGACCCCACCACGGTGTCAGACAGACTGTACTTCCTGGATTCCAGAAGAGGGTGTTATGTGCCGCTGGACGAGGAGCTTTACCGTTCCATACTGTCAGGGAAACACAAATTGTGATGAGCAGGTCGACCACTACATCTACAcatgtacacagacacacacacagacagggaaAAAGAAGAGGACGATATTGTGTGACCAGGGCAGCAGCAGAATGCAGGACCTTATCCCCGTGTAAAATGCATATAAAATAATAGCCATACACACTCCGCGCACCAATACTCATGCCAACACACACCATTGTATCTCCAAAACCACtttaaaatcccccaaaaacagatacacaaacacatagcaCCACTCCATCCATCCCCGGTAAATGCTCTCGCTACCTCAGCACAGAGAGAGGCACAAACCTAATACCCAGGTTTATTCGGTAACTTGTATTCACCCTTCACATTCCCTGCTCAAGCAGACGTCAAAACAGCCACACCTGTCCATTCTGGTCCATCAAACCACATGTGTTTGGGGGACATAGTTGTGAGGGCTGCAGAGTTCAGGCTGCCTGGCGTCCAGAATGCAAAAACTTGAAACTTCACATAACCACAGACTTTAAGGATGCCGAGGAGGAACATGAGAGTGTGCACAACGGAGGGACCTACGCCGACCTAAACTGTCACTCGGATCATTGTTTCGTTGATTGTTTCGGTAAATTCTTGAGGCTCTACCATCGACTTTACCTGCACAGTTAACCAGCAGCGACAAACCTGTGTGACAgctttccttttctcctctttggtCTCCTTGACCTCATTTCCCACCTTGCTCT encodes:
- the slc27a4 gene encoding long-chain fatty acid transport protein 4: MMRLACCTALLFVLRLLVGLPWYQVLPAILIFYLGSGGWTFLQIFAKTVGRDLHAAGVLLRVKMNVRRHLKEKNTIPKIFAETVRRYGDKTALIFEGTGERWTFRQLDEYSNRVANLLLERGFREGDVVALFMENRSQYVGLWLGMAKIGVEAALINFNLRLEALVHCVTISNAKAVVFGSELTDAVSEVHSSMGKAVQMFCSGDWDPKRVPQGTECLEPLLEGAPSYLPSRPQRCFTDRLFYIYTSGTTGMPKAAIVVHSRYYRMAALVYYGFRMTPDDTLYDCLPLYHSAGNIVGVGQCIIHGMTVVIRKKFSASRFWDDCAKYNCTIVQYIGEICRYLLNQPIRDTEKQHRVRMALGNGLRQSIWEEFMNRFNIPQIAEFYGATECNCSLGNFDNKVGACGFNSQILPFIYPIRLVRVDEETMELIRGPDGVCIPCKPGEPGQLVGRIIQNDPLRRFDGYVNQSATSKKIAHNVFKKGDSAYLSGDVLIMDECGHMYFKDRTGDTFRWKGENVSTTEVEGTLSRLLDMKDVVVYGVEVPGAEGKAGMAAIADPSHSTDLEKFVKDMEKVLPPYARPVFLRFLPEVNKTGTFKFQKTDLRRDSFDPTTVSDRLYFLDSRRGCYVPLDEELYRSILSGKHKL